The following proteins are co-located in the Phaeodactylum tricornutum CCAP 1055/1 chromosome 2, whole genome shotgun sequence genome:
- a CDS encoding predicted protein, whose translation MIVMGRISFTVCCWLILPITAFQVSRNLLTKSVRDRQDAVLWSTRKDFVATMTGASLVLATIGAFPLEPAVASGGATAGGVYLLSAKQRYNDRVSKGVAGFLALGAALENGDIDSVRAFFASEEVGSWKDFSAAGYLLANAFRRNSSAAPDTLPSVKKWKAYTAEVENMNKALKKKDTKKALDSYAVASLALDEYLEKVELPPGKDLLVAS comes from the coding sequence ATGATCGTCATGGGAAGAATTTCTTTTACTGTTTGTTGCTGGCTGATTTTGCCGATCACGGCCTTTCAAGTCTCCAGAAACCTTTTGACCAAATCAGTAAGAGATCGTCAAGATGCGGTGCTATGGTCGACAAGAAAAGATTTTGTCGCAACTATGACGGGTGCTTCTTTGGTCCTTGCTACGATCGGAGCTTTTCCTCTGGAGCCGGCTGTGGCATCAGGAGGTGCGACGGCGGGGGGAGTGTACCTTTTGTCAGCCAAACAGCGCTACAACGATCGCGTTAGCAAGGGTGTCGCCGGATTTTTGGCACTTGGGGCTGCATTGGAAAATGGTGATATCGATTCAGTCAGGGCGTTCTTTGCTAGCGAAGAGGTCGGATCATGGAAAGATTTTAGTGCCGCAGGATATCTGCTTGCTAATGCCTTTCGCCGCAACTCTTCTGCTGCTCCCGATACTCTCCCAAGCGTCAAGAAATGGAAGGCGTATACCGCTGAGGTTGAAAACATGAATAAGGCTTTGAAAAAAAAGGACACGAAAAAAGCGCTTGATTCCTACGCAGTGGCTTCGCTCGCCTTAGATGAGTATTTGGAGAAAGTCGAGCTCCCGCCCGGAAAAGATCTCCTGGTTGCAAGCTAG
- a CDS encoding predicted protein, whose translation MADKKIPEAEPMNIATISAGFEKGDFLVREEQGNRVYFDFFEEAFNYISNKGYSRMSREDEKHWVDLMNVIHDSVKGGMKYNTGTLLMVLNRAVTDAHIVAAEKAEKQPKKSMTPSKSDSKSMNP comes from the exons ATGGCCGACAAAAAGATTCCTGAAGCCGAACCCATGAACATTGCTACCATCTCTGCTGGCTTCGAAAAGGGCGATTTCCTGGTCCGCGAAGAACAAGGGAACAGAGTTTACTTTGACTTTTTCGAAGAG GCCTTCAACTATATTTCCAACAAAGGATACTCACGTATGTCGAGAGAGGATGAAAAACACTGGGTCGATCTCATGAATGTTATCCACGACAGCGTAAAAGGCGGTATGAAGTATAACACTGGAACGCTTCTGATGGTGCTTAACAGGGCCGTTACGGACGCACACATTGTGGCTGCCGAAAAAGCGGAAAAGCAGCCGAAGAAGTCAATGACACCTTCCAAGTCTGACTCCAAATCGATGAACCCATAA